CTATCGCACCAGAAGCAAGACAAAAGACTAAACCTAAAACTAGTTTTTTAATTTCCCCAAACATGCTTTTTACTAACATGGATAAAATATACAAATCAAGAGCAAAATAAACGACTAAAAGTAACCTATAATCCATGGATTTATAATACAAAACACGTTAAGTAAAAAAACATGTCCCTTCAGCTACCACAAAGCAAAATACTTCTCGTTTTAGTTACATTGTTTAGTGGTGCTTTTTTATTATTGCTTTTATGGTTAAAACAACCCTTTTCACCAAAAATACAAACTGTTTCCAAACAAGAGATAAAAAACCTCTTAGCTCAAGAAAAAACAAACAACAGCCCAATCTTGATTGACTTAAGAACAGACTGGGAAATAAAAAAAACCGGGAAAATTCCCGGTGCAATCCACATCAATTATTTTTCTTTTAACTTTTCTGAAAAACTTAAAGCATTGGATCCAAATAAAAGTTATATTGTTTATTGTTGGGTTGGGGTTCGTTCAAATAAAGCTGCTCAAAAAATGCATTCTATGGGTTTAGATGTCATTGACTATCATGGTGGTATGAAAGACTGGCTAAAATAACTCATGTCTAACATAATTTTTAAACCAGAATATATACGGCTTTTTATTTTTTTACTGGGCTTGATTGTTTTTTCCAGTCTAGAATTTTTCTTTCCTTACCGTTTAAGAAGCTTAAAACGCCGTGAACGTTGGCCAGCTAATATATTGATGGCACTATCCGCTAATTTTCTTATAAAATTACTTCTTCCAACTGGGCTTATCTTTTTTTCTTTGTATGCCGCTGAGCATAAAATAGGGTTTTTTAATAATACAAAAATTAACCCAATCGTTCAGCTGTTTTTTTCATTGCTGATTTTGGATTTTGGAATTTATGTTCAGCATATTGTATTCCATAAAGTTCCTCTATTTTGGCGCTTTCATAAAGTTCACCATGCAGATATAGACTTGGATGCGAGCAGCGCTTTGCGCTTTCACCCTCTAGAAATTATTGTTTCATTACTTTACAAAGGTATAATTGTTATTGCCTTGGGTATTTCTGTTCAAGCCGTTTTAATCTTTGAAATTCTTTTAAATTTTATGGCCATGTTTAATCATGCCAATATTCATATTCCTAAAAAAATAGAGCGTTTGTTACGTTTTTTTATTGTTACTCCACAAATGCATATTGTTCATCACTCTATTGATAGAAAACAATCTGATACCAATTATGGTTTTAATTTATCGATTTGGGATAAACTATTTAAAACGTATCAAGCTCAATTTAAAAATGACACTAGCATCGGACTATCATATTATAGAAAAGCGTCTGAGCACCGATTTATCAAAATTTTATTTCTTCCTTTTAAACACCTTAAACAAGCCTATGATGATTAATATTGCAGCCTCTAATTTACCTCTAAATCAATATACTTTAAATCTGGAACTTCATGTTGAATTTGTTTTTCTATACGATCAATTTCATCGCCTAAAGTTTCTATCACATGATCACCATACTCTAATAAAAACTGCCTTAGGTCACCTTCTGTTGCTAAATTCTGAATCAACTTATCAAAATCATGGTGACTCATGTACTTTTGGGCAATTTTTTCACCATCAAACTCAACTTCTGCTTTAAACAATAAATCTTGCGCACCAATGATGGCTGTTTTAATGTCATAGATCTGATCTATCACAGGTTCTGCTTTTAAAATTTCTAAAATTTTTTTTCTACTCACTTCAGGTATAGCCTGACCAATCAACAAGCCTCTTGTTCGGTAGGTGATAAATGTTGCTACCCCACCAAGCAAAAGCCCAATCAGAATCGTTGCAACGCTGTCCCAAAAAGGATTGTGCGTATAGTAACTAAACCCAAGACCAAGGGCAGCAATTAAAACCCCTAAAACTGCGGCACCATCTTCTAAAATTACTGCAACACCCGTTGGATCAGTACCCCCTTTAAAATAAGAAATAAAACTTTGTTGCTTTTTTTTAGCTTCGTTACTGACTGCTTTAAGCGCTATCAACAAAGTTGCTCCTTCAACAATGAATGCAAAGGCTAAGACAACAAACGCTAAGGTATAATCTTCAATTTCATGCGGATCAAATAGACCATGAACTCCATGGTACACCGTCACTCCACAACCCAAAAAGAAAATACCTACTGCTGATATAAGGGCCCATAT
This sequence is a window from Oligoflexia bacterium. Protein-coding genes within it:
- a CDS encoding rhodanese-like domain-containing protein; translation: MSLQLPQSKILLVLVTLFSGAFLLLLLWLKQPFSPKIQTVSKQEIKNLLAQEKTNNSPILIDLRTDWEIKKTGKIPGAIHINYFSFNFSEKLKALDPNKSYIVYCWVGVRSNKAAQKMHSMGLDVIDYHGGMKDWLK
- a CDS encoding sterol desaturase family protein; the encoded protein is MSNIIFKPEYIRLFIFLLGLIVFSSLEFFFPYRLRSLKRRERWPANILMALSANFLIKLLLPTGLIFFSLYAAEHKIGFFNNTKINPIVQLFFSLLILDFGIYVQHIVFHKVPLFWRFHKVHHADIDLDASSALRFHPLEIIVSLLYKGIIVIALGISVQAVLIFEILLNFMAMFNHANIHIPKKIERLLRFFIVTPQMHIVHHSIDRKQSDTNYGFNLSIWDKLFKTYQAQFKNDTSIGLSYYRKASEHRFIKILFLPFKHLKQAYDD
- a CDS encoding cation diffusion facilitator family transporter, whose product is MASGSKVAVYSAIIGNSIVMVAKFIAFFFTGSSSMLSEGIHSFADVSNQCLLALGIQKSQRKADVRHPYGYVRERYIWALISAVGIFFLGCGVTVYHGVHGLFDPHEIEDYTLAFVVLAFAFIVEGATLLIALKAVSNEAKKKQQSFISYFKGGTDPTGVAVILEDGAAVLGVLIAALGLGFSYYTHNPFWDSVATILIGLLLGGVATFITYRTRGLLIGQAIPEVSRKKILEILKAEPVIDQIYDIKTAIIGAQDLLFKAEVEFDGEKIAQKYMSHHDFDKLIQNLATEGDLRQFLLEYGDHVIETLGDEIDRIEKQIQHEVPDLKYIDLEVN